The Clostridium sp. DL-VIII DNA window CACCCTCAAGATTGTAGGCAAAACGAGGATTTTCAGCAAAGTCATCCAAGCTTTTTGCACCCAAGATTCTCATGCCGTGAGCAGCTAAACTTGGTGGCATCCATTTTAGCATTGCTTCCCAGTCGAATGCGTGGGTACCTCCATCAGAGATGACTGCAGCAATCCTGTGATCGAAGGAAGCAAATCTAAGGGAGTCGTATGCAGCAAAGCTCTCACCATGAACAATAATCTTGTTAGGATCCACTTCCGGTCTAGTTAGAAGAAAGTCGATTGCTCTTGAATGAAAAGCCTCGCTGTCAGCTCTTCTGCCCTTTCCCTTTTCGTACATTGAAAGACCAGTTCCAGGCTGATCATAGACCATAAAGTTATATCCACACGAAATAAAGGCAGGTCCTAACCAGAAATAGTTCTCAATTGACCACTCATCACCACCATTGAGGGCCAAAATTGTGGGCTTCGGACCTTTTATCCAAGGAGGTGAGAAAAAGTACCCATCCAACTTGACATCCTCATAATCTACTTGGATTTTCTCTGGTTTTACATCAAAGTACTTTCCAGCAGCTTCAAAGAGTTCATTTACTTTCCTAAATATACGAAGTTTCTCGGCATCATTATCCATCACAGCATATTCAGCGATTCGGTGGTAATTGCAAGCACGAATGTAACAGTTACGTGCTGTATACCAGTTTCCAACCGCTTCTGCCTCCTTACCATGCCTTTCCAAAGCATCTGCTGTTATGAGCCATTCCCTATGCCATGTTTCCTTATCATTTGGATCTATTTTTTTGCATGCTTCATAAATCTCGGTGACGTCAGCAGCACCAAGACTTGCCAAGCCTAGAGCTTTAGTTACTTGATATGACATCATATAGTTATTTGGCCAACGGCTGAATTCAATTGACATTGCAGTATCCTCCTTCTCTAGTTATATTTATTACTTCATTCATTCTCTTATTAAGCATAAGAGTGTATGTTTCGAAATAGTAGCATCGATCTATTTCAGGGCCACAAACTTGATTCTCTACCATATCATTTCCTCCTATCAATTTACTTGTGGTTTTTAAGCTACAAGTAAATTTTACGATATAAAAATAAAGCTGTCCTAAAAGGAAAATAAATTTTTATAAAGAGAATGTAAAAAATTATAAAGCGCTAAGAAGCAAAAAAGCCACTGCCGGTGTTCTATACTTTCAGCCAACAGTGTCCTTTAATTCATTTTAGAAAAATAAAATTAGTGTTGTGCAAGTGGAAGGCTAAACTTTATACCCAAACCGCCATAATCAGAAGAATATGCATAAATTTCTCCACCATGATATTCAATAATTGATTTACAGCTTGCGAGCCCAAGTCCTATCCCACCATTTTCAATTTGCCTGGATTTATCCACAGTGAAAAATTTAAGGAATAGTGAAGATATATCCTTATCCGGTACTCCAATCCCATTATCCTCAATTTCAAAATAAGCATAAGACCCTTGTGAGTATCCAGTCATATACACTTTCAGCTCATTTTTCCCTCCATATCTTACAACATTACTGAATAAATTACCAAAGACCCGACCTATCATAATCTCATTAACCATAAGCATCATATTTTCCGTGAATAAATGTTTGTAAATAAGCTCATAGTCAAGTCCTGATAGCTCATGTTCATATTCTAGGGCAATGTTTTCAAATAATTTTGATGCATTAATGGGTTTCACGGTCATGGATTCTAAATTAAGTTTCTCTTTGGTGAAGCTTACAAAGTCATTGATGAGTTCAGCCATATATTTTGACTTTTTTTGAATCAACTCATAATATTCCTGCTTTTCATTTTCTGAGATAC harbors:
- a CDS encoding alpha/beta hydrolase, whose amino-acid sequence is MSIEFSRWPNNYMMSYQVTKALGLASLGAADVTEIYEACKKIDPNDKETWHREWLITADALERHGKEAEAVGNWYTARNCYIRACNYHRIAEYAVMDNDAEKLRIFRKVNELFEAAGKYFDVKPEKIQVDYEDVKLDGYFFSPPWIKGPKPTILALNGGDEWSIENYFWLGPAFISCGYNFMVYDQPGTGLSMYEKGKGRRADSEAFHSRAIDFLLTRPEVDPNKIIVHGESFAAYDSLRFASFDHRIAAVISDGGTHAFDWEAMLKWMPPSLAAHGMRILGAKSLDDFAENPRFAYNLEGVLHQIECPLLVMHGAEEILVQPNPLTQALKNYEQAGSKNKTFFAIEDRRLGGLEHCQVDNINVLHEVVLNWLCSIGLGPSAPRPSDF
- a CDS encoding HAMP domain-containing sensor histidine kinase encodes the protein MKLKIKLPLLFLVMFIVFMASIGIYLKFIFAEYSPISSSLLDPSYIVLLLPIFAIACFIFIILIMYIHFCIEEPIGLLNARLERINIVHPLPPLALRSNDEIGDLYNHFNNMEKRLQLAHKEQMDMIAAIAHDLKAPLTSINGFAELLAMQKGISENEKQEYYELIQKKSKYMAELINDFVSFTKEKLNLESMTVKPINASKLFENIALEYEHELSGLDYELIYKHLFTENMMLMVNEIMIGRVFGNLFSNVVRYGGKNELKVYMTGYSQGSYAYFEIEDNGIGVPDKDISSLFLKFFTVDKSRQIENGGIGLGLASCKSIIEYHGGEIYAYSSDYGGLGIKFSLPLAQH